A single region of the Arthrobacter sp. zg-Y820 genome encodes:
- a CDS encoding DUF6286 domain-containing protein, translating into MNNDSLTRRIVRRETHASRTSASMIAAFLGLLFCLYVLLEATLQALGQDAWLTDPAALGTWLSGLPAETDTTVLGLSGLLILLVGLGFFLQAVLPGRRPRYALPNPRAAVVVDAEVLASSLARRARLTAGISAEQVLVTVGRTRVDVRIRPTSGIPVNAEEVRSAVQEELQLTGLDPQPDVRVQVSTLGVIGQ; encoded by the coding sequence TTGAACAACGACTCCCTCACCCGGCGGATCGTGCGCCGCGAAACCCACGCCAGCCGGACCTCCGCTTCCATGATTGCCGCGTTTCTGGGTCTCCTCTTCTGCCTCTACGTCCTGCTTGAAGCAACGCTGCAGGCCCTGGGCCAGGACGCCTGGCTGACCGACCCGGCAGCGCTCGGCACCTGGCTGTCCGGCCTGCCCGCGGAAACGGACACCACTGTCCTGGGGCTCAGCGGCCTGCTGATCCTGCTGGTCGGACTGGGTTTCTTCCTGCAGGCAGTCCTGCCGGGCCGCCGCCCCCGCTATGCCCTTCCCAACCCGCGGGCCGCCGTCGTCGTGGACGCCGAGGTGCTGGCCTCCTCGCTCGCCCGCCGCGCCCGCCTGACCGCCGGCATCAGTGCCGAGCAGGTGCTGGTCACCGTCGGCCGCACCCGGGTGGACGTGCGGATCCGCCCGACGTCGGGCATTCCCGTGAACGCGGAGGAGGTTCGCAGCGCCGTGCAGGAGGAACTGCAGCTGACCGGACTCGACCCGCAGCCCGACGTCCGTGTGCAGGTTTCCACGCTCGGGGTGATCGGACAGTGA
- a CDS encoding HAD-IIA family hydrolase, with amino-acid sequence MDGVLVHENHPIPGAAELIERWVATSKRFLVLTNNSIYTPRDLAARLRASGLEVPEENLWTSALATAEFLKEQVKNTGAPGRCFVVGEAGLTTALHEAGMILTDTAPDYVVLGETRTYSFGTITKAIRLILDGARFIATNPDVTGPSQEGPLPATGAIAALITAATNMKPYIIGKPNPMMFRSAMRKIDAHSETTAMIGDRMDTDIIAGIEAGLHTVLVLSGITQREDINLYPFRPTQVVNSVADLIATV; translated from the coding sequence ATGGACGGCGTTCTGGTCCATGAAAACCACCCCATTCCGGGAGCCGCCGAGCTCATTGAACGCTGGGTAGCCACGTCCAAGCGGTTCCTGGTCCTGACCAACAACTCGATTTACACCCCGCGGGACCTCGCCGCCCGGCTGCGCGCCTCCGGGCTCGAAGTGCCGGAGGAAAACCTGTGGACCTCCGCGCTGGCCACGGCGGAATTCCTCAAGGAACAGGTCAAGAACACCGGCGCACCCGGACGCTGCTTCGTGGTCGGCGAAGCGGGACTGACGACGGCGCTGCACGAGGCCGGCATGATCCTCACCGACACGGCGCCGGACTACGTGGTCCTCGGCGAGACCCGCACCTACTCCTTCGGCACCATCACCAAGGCGATCCGCCTGATCCTGGACGGCGCCCGCTTCATCGCCACCAACCCCGACGTCACGGGCCCGTCCCAGGAGGGGCCACTGCCGGCCACCGGAGCCATTGCCGCCCTGATCACCGCGGCCACGAACATGAAGCCGTACATCATCGGCAAGCCCAACCCCATGATGTTCCGTTCGGCGATGCGCAAGATCGATGCGCACTCCGAAACGACAGCCATGATCGGCGACCGGATGGACACCGACATCATCGCGGGCATTGAGGCCGGCCTGCATACGGTCCTGGTGCTCAGCGGGATAACGCAGCGCGAGGACATCAATCTCTATCCGTTCCGCCCCACCCAGGTCGTCAATTCGGTCGCCGATCTGATCGCCACCGTCTAG
- a CDS encoding FAD-binding protein has translation MGKSTGSRANGRKPDGREPSSAKNGGPPAAGRRPEATAAVVVGCGLPGLAVASELSRQGIHPIVLNGLRQDTESLHCPVPDAWSLPERADLLRLLRGYAAGHSLDIRRGTSAEEVGLLRGSAAPAQQADGMKWTVRTRDGVLLADAVVLAGCGQPALVKLVRTLGFAAGAELGDALRSVGLYVVGAGEALTVPTRELVRQAKRAGQEVAARNATLAGASVLRYRTA, from the coding sequence GTGGGTAAGTCAACGGGAAGCAGAGCCAACGGCAGAAAACCGGACGGCAGGGAACCGAGCAGCGCGAAAAACGGTGGACCGCCGGCGGCTGGCCGCCGGCCCGAGGCGACGGCCGCCGTCGTGGTGGGGTGCGGCCTGCCGGGACTGGCGGTTGCAAGCGAACTGAGCCGGCAAGGCATCCATCCGATTGTCCTGAACGGTCTCCGGCAGGACACCGAATCTCTGCACTGCCCCGTCCCGGACGCCTGGAGCCTGCCGGAGCGGGCAGACCTGCTGCGACTCCTTCGCGGCTACGCGGCGGGACATTCCCTGGACATTCGCCGCGGCACCTCCGCCGAGGAAGTGGGCCTGCTCCGCGGTTCCGCAGCCCCCGCCCAACAGGCGGACGGCATGAAGTGGACGGTCCGAACCCGCGACGGAGTCCTGCTGGCCGATGCCGTGGTCCTCGCCGGCTGCGGGCAGCCGGCCCTGGTGAAACTGGTCCGCACCCTCGGCTTTGCTGCGGGTGCGGAATTGGGGGACGCCCTGCGCAGCGTGGGGCTCTACGTTGTCGGGGCCGGCGAGGCGCTGACCGTTCCCACCCGTGAACTTGTCCGGCAGGCCAAGCGGGCCGGGCAGGAAGTTGCTGCCCGCAATGCAACCCTCGCCGGCGCATCGGTGCTTCGCTACCGCACCGCGTAG
- a CDS encoding Asp23/Gls24 family envelope stress response protein, which yields MDDAPNQTFSSAQEPPAASGSSDAAAAPRTPAHAPAPAPAPASAGVAAAAPAAPAAPVRPEDIGGKTAIGEQAVAKVAAIAARTVEGVYSLGTGSGRALGAVRDAVGASNATQGVHVEVGETEVAVDITLVAVYGMPLTRIANNVRAAVYSAVESLVGLRVVEVNVDVNDVQIPGAPEGRPDKARPGTAPA from the coding sequence ATGGATGACGCCCCGAACCAGACCTTTTCTTCAGCCCAGGAACCCCCTGCCGCCAGCGGTTCCTCCGACGCGGCGGCCGCCCCCAGGACGCCGGCGCATGCGCCCGCTCCGGCGCCCGCACCCGCATCGGCGGGGGTAGCCGCCGCGGCGCCCGCGGCGCCCGCGGCGCCCGTCCGCCCGGAGGATATCGGCGGCAAGACCGCCATTGGCGAGCAGGCCGTGGCGAAGGTTGCCGCCATTGCCGCACGCACGGTTGAGGGCGTGTACTCGCTGGGCACCGGCTCCGGCCGGGCGCTCGGGGCGGTCCGCGATGCAGTCGGGGCCTCCAACGCCACGCAGGGCGTGCACGTGGAAGTGGGGGAGACCGAAGTTGCCGTCGACATCACGCTGGTGGCCGTGTACGGCATGCCGCTCACCCGGATCGCAAACAACGTGCGGGCGGCGGTGTATTCGGCGGTGGAATCCCTGGTCGGCCTGCGCGTGGTCGAAGTGAACGTCGACGTGAACGACGTGCAGATCCCCGGCGCCCCGGAAGGCCGCCCTGACAAAGCCCGGCCCGGGACTGCTCCCGCCTAG
- a CDS encoding RNA methyltransferase — translation MVGVGPWEGPLPEGDHWDPELLANGDTRNVVDEYRYWNHDAIVADLDTKRHPFHVAIENWQHDFNIGTVVRTANAFMAKEVHIIGRRRWNRRGAMVTDRYQHVRHHPTVEDFVEWARSEGLHIIGIDNFPDSVPLETYELPENCVLVFGQEGPGLSPEVHAAADATLSIAQFGSTRSINAGSAAAIAMHGWVRRHVFGQRVN, via the coding sequence CTGGTGGGAGTGGGCCCGTGGGAGGGCCCGTTGCCTGAAGGCGACCATTGGGATCCCGAACTTCTGGCCAACGGGGACACCCGCAATGTCGTCGATGAATACCGGTACTGGAACCACGACGCGATCGTCGCGGACCTGGACACGAAGCGCCATCCGTTCCATGTCGCCATCGAGAACTGGCAGCACGATTTCAACATCGGCACCGTGGTGCGCACCGCCAACGCCTTCATGGCGAAGGAAGTGCACATCATCGGACGACGCCGGTGGAACCGCCGCGGCGCCATGGTCACCGACCGCTACCAGCACGTGCGCCACCACCCCACGGTGGAGGACTTCGTGGAGTGGGCGCGCAGCGAGGGGCTGCACATCATCGGAATCGACAACTTCCCCGACTCGGTGCCGCTGGAAACCTACGAGTTGCCGGAAAACTGCGTGCTGGTCTTCGGGCAGGAGGGCCCCGGCCTGAGCCCGGAGGTCCACGCCGCCGCGGACGCCACCCTGTCCATTGCCCAGTTCGGTTCCACCCGGTCCATCAACGCCGGTTCCGCCGCGGCCATCGCCATGCACGGATGGGTGCGCCGCCACGTCTTTGGCCAGCGGGTGAACTGA
- the fbaA gene encoding class II fructose-bisphosphate aldolase — MPIATPEIYAEMIDRAKAGGFAYPAVNVTSSQTLNAALAGFAEAGSDGIVQVSTGGAAYWSGAKVKNMVTGSLAFAAYAREVAKSYNVNIALHTDHCPKDKLDDFVLPLLAASEAAVKRGEDPIFNSHMWDGSAETLEDNLRIAQELLARTHAAKMILEVEIGTVGGEEDGVENAINDKLYTTVADGTKTIEALGAGDKGRYITALTFGNVHGVYKPGGVKLRPEILKDIQDAVGESIGRERPFDLVFHGGSGSSAQEIADAVSYGVVKMNIDTDTQYAYTRPVADHMFRNYDGVLKVDGEVGNKKQYDPRVWGASAEAGMSARVFEAAQTLGSAGKSL, encoded by the coding sequence ATGCCTATTGCAACCCCTGAGATTTATGCCGAGATGATCGACCGAGCCAAAGCGGGGGGCTTCGCATATCCGGCAGTGAACGTCACGTCGTCCCAGACGCTGAACGCCGCGCTGGCAGGGTTCGCCGAGGCCGGCTCCGACGGCATCGTCCAGGTGTCCACCGGAGGTGCCGCCTACTGGTCCGGCGCCAAGGTCAAGAACATGGTCACCGGGTCCCTCGCCTTTGCCGCGTATGCCCGCGAGGTGGCCAAGAGCTACAACGTGAACATCGCCCTGCACACTGACCACTGCCCCAAGGACAAGCTGGACGACTTCGTGCTGCCCCTGCTGGCCGCCTCCGAAGCAGCGGTCAAGCGCGGCGAGGATCCCATCTTCAACTCCCATATGTGGGACGGTTCGGCGGAAACCCTCGAGGACAACCTGCGCATCGCGCAGGAGCTGCTCGCCCGCACCCACGCCGCCAAGATGATCCTCGAAGTGGAAATCGGCACCGTCGGCGGCGAGGAAGACGGCGTGGAGAACGCCATCAACGACAAGCTGTACACCACGGTGGCCGACGGCACGAAGACCATTGAGGCGCTGGGCGCCGGCGACAAGGGCCGCTACATTACCGCCCTCACCTTCGGCAACGTGCACGGCGTGTACAAGCCCGGCGGCGTGAAGCTGCGCCCGGAAATCCTCAAGGACATCCAGGACGCGGTTGGCGAGTCCATCGGCCGGGAACGCCCGTTTGATCTCGTCTTCCACGGCGGTTCGGGCTCCTCCGCCCAGGAAATCGCCGACGCGGTCTCCTACGGCGTCGTGAAGATGAACATCGACACCGACACGCAGTACGCCTACACCCGCCCGGTTGCGGACCACATGTTCCGCAACTACGACGGCGTCCTGAAGGTCGACGGCGAGGTCGGCAACAAGAAGCAGTACGACCCCCGCGTGTGGGGCGCGTCGGCCGAGGCCGGCATGTCCGCGCGCGTGTTCGAAGCAGCACAAACCCTAGGATCGGCAGGCAAGTCCCTCTAA
- the pyrE gene encoding orotate phosphoribosyltransferase encodes MTAPVLPAARARLLDLISELAVVRGKVTLSSGAEADYYIDLRRVTLHHEASQLVGDVMLDLIDSAGISFQSAGGLTMGADPVATAVMHAGARAGRPIDAFVVRKAQKSYGMGRQVEGPEVAGRNVVVLEDTSTTGGSALTAVEGVRRAGGNVVAVAVIVDRDTGSKERIEAEAGVPYLYAYGKDELGLD; translated from the coding sequence ATGACTGCGCCTGTCCTCCCCGCTGCCCGTGCCCGCCTCCTGGATTTGATCAGCGAACTGGCCGTGGTCCGCGGCAAAGTGACGCTCTCCTCCGGCGCCGAGGCCGACTACTACATTGACCTGCGCCGGGTCACCCTGCATCACGAGGCGTCCCAGCTGGTGGGCGACGTGATGCTGGATTTGATCGACAGCGCAGGTATTTCCTTCCAGAGCGCCGGCGGGCTGACGATGGGCGCAGACCCGGTGGCAACCGCAGTGATGCATGCCGGTGCCCGTGCCGGCCGGCCCATCGACGCGTTCGTGGTGCGCAAGGCGCAGAAGTCCTACGGCATGGGCCGGCAGGTCGAGGGGCCCGAGGTGGCGGGCCGCAACGTTGTGGTCCTGGAAGACACCTCCACAACCGGCGGGTCGGCGCTGACCGCTGTGGAAGGGGTGCGGCGGGCCGGCGGCAACGTGGTTGCCGTCGCGGTGATCGTGGACCGGGACACGGGATCGAAGGAGCGCATTGAGGCCGAGGCGGGCGTGCCGTATCTGTATGCCTATGGCAAGGACGAGCTGGGCCTGGATTAG
- a CDS encoding alpha/beta hydrolase — MARTSWAWIRAAQAAEPGAPDPEAPGSANRAGRSADPAEFLRSAESLKRFSRRRFLAGSALGLTLAADLFVTRRIQRHREDLEILRVRDEAVERRFPTASWFLFPGYKTSWEETVWILNSLRPALSSRGQLAGVGYSNRGLDVDDIVAAVYRHIRTHQLRRIYFYGHSFGGMLAVQVAARLLERGIAVELIILDSSPAGAQDVLDRAMFEGVAALYDAGYRIPSVLRGGYELGERVLHKDERTWNTVVDQTLEQLSPLAPSSTLIQSEASYIFHFDAWRFASALGSTSLAFIGNPEDRTVNYFGAKDTWAAVFPRNLVSASLVTEGAGPAHASPQWNPGIYQKVVREVLRLHSPPEQGGGLKSLF, encoded by the coding sequence ATGGCAAGGACGAGCTGGGCCTGGATTAGGGCCGCGCAGGCGGCGGAGCCCGGAGCCCCGGACCCCGAAGCGCCGGGTTCGGCGAACCGGGCAGGCAGGAGCGCGGACCCGGCAGAGTTCCTGCGGTCCGCGGAGAGCCTCAAACGCTTCTCCCGCCGCCGCTTTCTCGCCGGCAGCGCCCTGGGCCTGACGCTGGCCGCGGATCTCTTCGTCACCCGCCGGATCCAGCGGCACCGGGAAGACCTGGAAATTCTGCGCGTGCGCGACGAGGCCGTGGAACGCCGCTTTCCGACTGCCTCCTGGTTCCTGTTTCCCGGCTATAAAACCAGCTGGGAGGAGACGGTCTGGATCCTCAATTCGCTGCGCCCGGCGCTGTCCTCGCGCGGCCAGCTGGCCGGCGTCGGCTACTCCAACCGGGGACTGGACGTCGATGATATCGTCGCCGCGGTGTACCGCCACATCCGTACCCACCAGCTGCGGCGCATCTATTTTTACGGCCACAGCTTCGGCGGCATGCTTGCCGTGCAGGTGGCTGCCCGGCTGCTCGAGCGCGGCATCGCCGTCGAACTCATCATTCTGGACTCCAGCCCGGCCGGCGCGCAGGACGTGCTGGACCGCGCCATGTTCGAGGGCGTGGCGGCGCTGTACGACGCCGGCTACCGGATTCCCAGCGTGCTGCGCGGCGGCTACGAGCTGGGGGAGCGGGTGCTGCACAAGGACGAGCGGACCTGGAACACAGTGGTGGACCAGACGCTGGAGCAGCTGTCGCCGCTGGCGCCGTCGAGCACCCTGATCCAGTCCGAGGCGTCCTACATCTTCCATTTCGATGCCTGGCGGTTTGCCTCGGCGCTGGGCAGCACGTCACTGGCCTTCATCGGCAACCCGGAGGACCGAACGGTCAACTATTTCGGCGCGAAGGACACCTGGGCCGCGGTGTTTCCGCGCAACCTCGTCTCCGCTTCCCTGGTGACCGAGGGTGCCGGACCGGCCCACGCCAGCCCGCAGTGGAACCCCGGCATCTACCAGAAGGTGGTGCGCGAGGTGCTGCGGCTGCACTCCCCGCCGGAACAGGGCGGCGGGCTGAAGTCCCTGTTCTAG
- the nadE gene encoding ammonia-dependent NAD(+) synthetase, translating into MRQLQAEIIAEMGVQPDIDAAAEIRRRVDFLKAYAAASHTNGFVLGISGGVDSTLAGRLAQLAVDELAAEGTTAQFIALRLPYQVQHDEADAQAALEFIRPALSWVYNVAPAVDGYMEEYVKMSGEEISDFNKGNIKARARMTAQYAVAGQHNLLVIGTDHGAESVTGFFTKYGDGGADVLPLFGLNKRQNRKLLAELGAPAGLIGKAPTADLLDDVPGQTDETELGISYDTIDDYLEGRTVSEDAAEKIERRFLATRHKRTVPVSILDTWWKP; encoded by the coding sequence ATGCGCCAACTACAAGCTGAAATCATTGCGGAAATGGGCGTGCAGCCCGACATCGATGCCGCCGCCGAAATCCGCCGGCGGGTGGACTTCCTGAAGGCCTACGCCGCCGCGTCGCACACCAACGGGTTCGTGCTGGGCATCAGCGGCGGCGTGGACTCCACGCTGGCGGGGCGGCTCGCCCAGCTGGCAGTGGACGAGCTCGCGGCCGAGGGCACCACCGCGCAGTTCATCGCCCTGCGCCTGCCCTACCAGGTCCAGCACGATGAGGCCGATGCGCAGGCCGCCCTGGAATTCATCCGCCCCGCCCTCTCCTGGGTCTACAACGTCGCTCCGGCGGTGGACGGCTATATGGAGGAATACGTGAAGATGAGCGGGGAAGAAATCAGCGATTTCAACAAGGGCAACATCAAGGCACGGGCACGGATGACCGCCCAGTACGCGGTGGCCGGACAGCACAACCTGCTGGTCATCGGCACTGACCACGGTGCGGAGTCGGTGACCGGGTTCTTCACGAAGTACGGCGACGGCGGCGCCGACGTGCTGCCCCTTTTCGGGCTGAACAAGCGCCAGAACCGGAAGCTGCTGGCGGAGCTGGGCGCGCCGGCGGGCCTGATCGGCAAGGCTCCCACGGCCGATCTGCTCGATGACGTGCCCGGCCAGACCGATGAGACGGAACTGGGCATCAGTTACGACACCATCGACGACTATCTCGAAGGCCGGACCGTTTCCGAGGACGCGGCCGAGAAGATCGAGCGCCGGTTCCTGGCCACCCGGCACAAGCGGACCGTGCCCGTCAGCATCCTGGACACGTGGTGGAAGCCCTGA
- a CDS encoding cation diffusion facilitator family transporter, with translation MGDHHGHSHGLQAGTATGRHRRKLLIVFLITISVVLIQVAGALLSGSLALLADAGHMLSDAAGVSIALLAAWIATRPATKRRTYGYQRAEVLAALANAVLLIVIATVIFVEAVRRFGSEPEVHTGLMLGAAVVGGLANLASLLVLHSGRRESLNVRGAYLEVLGDLLGSAAVVVSAVVIMLTGYQQADTWASILIAFMILPRAWALLKEVIDVLLEATPQGVDTEMIREHIVRVEGISDAHDIHIWTITSGVPVFSAHVVVDDDHLTSERMDQLLDRLTGCLSRHFDTEHCTFQLEPASHAVHEGHQHA, from the coding sequence ATGGGAGATCATCACGGCCACAGTCACGGACTGCAGGCAGGCACCGCAACGGGACGGCACCGGCGCAAACTGCTGATCGTTTTCCTGATCACCATCAGCGTGGTTCTCATTCAGGTCGCCGGCGCCCTGCTCTCCGGGTCGCTGGCGCTGCTGGCCGATGCCGGCCACATGCTCTCCGACGCCGCCGGAGTTTCCATCGCCCTGCTGGCCGCCTGGATCGCCACCCGCCCGGCAACCAAGCGCCGCACCTACGGCTACCAGCGCGCCGAGGTCCTCGCGGCTCTGGCCAACGCCGTGCTGCTGATCGTCATTGCCACGGTGATCTTTGTCGAAGCCGTCCGCCGCTTCGGGTCAGAACCGGAGGTGCACACCGGCCTCATGCTCGGCGCGGCGGTGGTCGGCGGGCTGGCGAACCTGGCGTCCCTGCTGGTGCTGCACAGCGGCCGGCGGGAGAGCCTGAATGTGCGCGGAGCCTATCTGGAGGTCCTTGGCGACCTGCTGGGCTCGGCCGCCGTCGTAGTCTCGGCGGTCGTCATCATGCTCACCGGCTATCAGCAGGCCGACACCTGGGCCTCGATCCTGATTGCCTTCATGATCCTGCCGCGCGCCTGGGCGCTGCTGAAGGAGGTCATCGACGTCCTGCTGGAGGCGACGCCGCAGGGTGTGGACACCGAGATGATCCGTGAGCACATTGTGCGGGTCGAGGGCATTTCGGACGCCCATGACATCCACATTTGGACCATCACCTCCGGCGTCCCCGTGTTTTCGGCGCATGTGGTGGTCGACGACGACCATCTCACCTCGGAGCGGATGGATCAGCTCCTGGACCGGCTGACCGGTTGCCTGAGCCGGCACTTTGACACCGAGCACTGCACGTTCCAGCTCGAACCGGCCAGCCACGCCGTGCATGAGGGACACCAGCACGCCTGA
- a CDS encoding metallopeptidase family protein, giving the protein MLPEDFETAVDDAIDSIPADLAAAMNNVAIFIEDEYVPGPGEDPGTELLGLYDGTPLTERDSWWDAGSLPDRIVIFRGPLMRMCSSRDELVDEIRITVIHEVAHHFGIDDARLHELGWG; this is encoded by the coding sequence ATGCTTCCGGAAGACTTCGAGACCGCAGTTGATGATGCCATCGACTCCATCCCCGCAGACCTGGCGGCAGCCATGAACAATGTCGCCATCTTCATCGAGGATGAGTATGTGCCGGGCCCCGGCGAGGATCCGGGAACCGAACTGCTCGGCCTCTACGACGGGACGCCGCTGACGGAACGTGACTCCTGGTGGGACGCAGGGTCGCTGCCGGACCGGATTGTGATCTTCCGCGGGCCGCTGATGCGGATGTGCTCCTCCCGCGACGAGCTGGTCGACGAAATCCGCATCACCGTCATTCACGAAGTGGCGCATCATTTCGGGATCGACGACGCCCGGCTGCACGAACTCGGCTGGGGTTAG
- a CDS encoding universal stress protein encodes MWSEDSGLEGSPGIVVGVDGSDQSICALVWAAKEAERRRSPLHVVTAYTVPIFAASSMDAGYTTMDDAIIRDGAQSVLNKALERISRYDIEVFPRVETGDAAAVLLELSEEADLMVVGSRGRGGFVGRLLGSVSSALPAHAKCPTVVVPLRTAGRLPEAGVRPPAGAPTEQTVEDVVVVGVDGSEQGRAASLVAAEQAVNRGLPLQILCALPPFSGSLAWVPAPLDLEALHEEVSEQLQAGRAWLQSHFPGLPMSVQLIDGPPAEILMDRTASVELLVLGTRGRGGFAGMLMGSTSQSVLHHAKGPVMVVPDHEDPRLADRPAFGSLPEE; translated from the coding sequence ATGTGGAGCGAAGACAGCGGGCTGGAGGGATCGCCCGGCATCGTCGTCGGCGTGGACGGATCCGACCAGAGCATCTGTGCCCTGGTCTGGGCCGCCAAGGAAGCGGAGCGCCGGCGGAGCCCGCTGCACGTGGTCACGGCCTACACCGTCCCCATTTTCGCGGCCTCCTCCATGGACGCCGGGTACACCACCATGGACGACGCGATCATCCGCGACGGCGCCCAATCGGTGTTGAACAAGGCCCTGGAACGCATCAGCCGGTACGACATTGAAGTATTTCCGCGGGTTGAGACCGGCGACGCTGCCGCCGTCCTCCTTGAACTCTCCGAGGAAGCGGACCTCATGGTCGTCGGCTCGCGTGGCCGCGGCGGCTTCGTCGGACGCCTGCTGGGATCGGTCTCGAGCGCCCTGCCCGCGCATGCCAAATGCCCCACCGTCGTGGTGCCGCTGCGCACTGCCGGCAGGCTGCCGGAAGCCGGTGTCCGGCCTCCGGCCGGGGCGCCGACGGAACAGACCGTCGAGGATGTGGTGGTGGTGGGCGTCGACGGGTCGGAACAGGGACGTGCCGCGTCCCTCGTCGCCGCGGAGCAGGCGGTGAACCGGGGCCTGCCCCTGCAGATCCTGTGCGCCTTGCCGCCGTTCAGCGGCTCCCTGGCATGGGTTCCGGCTCCGCTGGACCTGGAGGCGCTGCACGAAGAAGTCTCCGAGCAGCTGCAGGCCGGCCGGGCCTGGCTGCAAAGCCACTTCCCGGGCCTGCCCATGTCGGTGCAGCTGATCGATGGTCCGCCGGCTGAAATCCTGATGGACCGCACCGCGTCGGTGGAGCTCCTTGTCTTGGGCACGCGCGGCCGCGGAGGTTTTGCGGGAATGCTCATGGGGTCCACCAGCCAAAGCGTGCTGCACCATGCCAAGGGGCCGGTCATGGTGGTTCCGGACCACGAGGACCCGCGGCTGGCGGATCGCCCGGCCTTCGGGTCCCTGCCCGAGGAGTAG
- a CDS encoding exodeoxyribonuclease III, producing MKIATWNVNSIRARADRVEAWLRRSDVDVLAIQETKAKDENFPWEVFENNGYEVAHFGVNQWNGVAIASRVGLDDVERTFPGQPKFGKTAETTASEARAIGATCNGVRVWSLYVPNGRSLDDPHMPYKLEWLNVLKDQAAGWIKENPDLPLALMGDWNIAPEDDDVWDIELFRRENHTHVSEPERQAFRAFLDAGFTDVARPYTPGPGVYTYWDYTQLRFPKKEGMRIDFVLGSPALAARVTGASIDREERKGKGASDHAPVMVELD from the coding sequence GTGAAGATTGCTACCTGGAACGTGAACTCCATCCGTGCCCGTGCCGACCGCGTTGAAGCGTGGCTGCGGCGCTCCGACGTCGATGTCCTGGCCATTCAGGAAACCAAGGCCAAGGACGAGAATTTCCCGTGGGAAGTCTTTGAGAACAACGGCTACGAGGTGGCGCACTTCGGCGTGAACCAGTGGAACGGCGTGGCGATTGCCTCCCGGGTGGGGCTTGACGACGTCGAGCGCACCTTCCCGGGCCAGCCGAAGTTCGGCAAGACCGCGGAAACCACCGCTTCGGAGGCCCGCGCGATCGGCGCGACCTGCAACGGCGTGCGGGTGTGGAGCCTGTACGTGCCCAACGGCCGGTCCCTGGACGATCCGCACATGCCCTACAAGCTGGAGTGGCTGAATGTCCTGAAGGACCAAGCCGCCGGCTGGATCAAGGAAAACCCGGACCTGCCGCTGGCCCTGATGGGTGACTGGAACATCGCGCCGGAGGATGATGATGTCTGGGACATCGAGCTGTTCCGCCGCGAGAACCACACGCACGTCAGCGAGCCTGAACGCCAGGCCTTCCGGGCGTTCCTCGACGCCGGCTTTACCGACGTCGCCCGCCCCTACACTCCGGGACCCGGCGTGTACACCTACTGGGATTACACCCAGCTGCGTTTCCCGAAGAAGGAAGGCATGCGCATCGACTTCGTCCTCGGCTCCCCGGCTCTTGCCGCCCGCGTCACCGGCGCTTCCATCGACCGGGAGGAACGCAAGGGCAAGGGTGCCTCCGACCATGCGCCCGTGATGGTGGAGCTGGACTGA
- a CDS encoding DUF2273 domain-containing protein, which produces MKPTVTGMAIGAVLAFTALIFDFWGFLLMALFIAVGALCGRAAEGKVDFRTVRDALTGRRSSS; this is translated from the coding sequence ATGAAACCAACCGTTACGGGCATGGCGATCGGAGCCGTTTTGGCCTTCACCGCCCTGATTTTTGATTTTTGGGGCTTCCTGCTGATGGCGCTGTTCATCGCCGTGGGTGCCCTGTGCGGGCGCGCCGCGGAAGGCAAAGTCGATTTCCGCACCGTCCGCGATGCGCTGACCGGACGCCGTTCATCCTCGTGA